In a genomic window of Platichthys flesus chromosome 24, fPlaFle2.1, whole genome shotgun sequence:
- the LOC133950298 gene encoding LOW QUALITY PROTEIN: trichohyalin-like (The sequence of the model RefSeq protein was modified relative to this genomic sequence to represent the inferred CDS: deleted 1 base in 1 codon): MDTTEENCSLIAAVPNGAYPVLCTEEVLLPFFSDESLPAAMASHLPPALPELRLVLLGRKGAGKSAAGNTVLGGVGGFESGRPTEECVKRRADVAGRRVTVVDTPGWEWYYPLNSTPNWVRRETLRSVSLCPPGPHAVLLVVRSCASVTDAYIQEMEEHLEPLGSEVWEHTMLLFTRGDELGLTTMEQRILTSGPALQKLVQKCGNRYHVVNNLRRADGTQQVQELIRKLEQMVEEKTDGNSHLEMDSSVLLGLEADGKRRARERRKKQRQMEAQMQRGTIKAALMSDGPQGSELDAHHSFSKAPRRLHEVRLVLLGERETGKSSAGNTILGRAGFFQAGGVTEECVRRQAEVAKRLVTVVDTPGWEAGVAGATPERMRREIINGVGLCPPGPHALLLTLRVDTLVSAGHVREHLKLLGEGVWRHTILLFTHGDQLREGLDFEQHIQGGGRDLQWLMEKCRGRYHVVSSADGGGRGSGVSTTVTELLEKVEKMATMNRCEAFSSLVQDVRDLSRQRNEKVNQRLKEMGDKMLRQELELKNVKEREMKSIRWFFDWKRKGKSPGKANVQREEEEEEEEEEEDRRMGERKQDFGELEERMRWLTEDKEREVQDLSIENERIRVALIQSGRERDEATLNLELKEIEVEELTERIDEQQAKLLDLERAGVDKEQERKRREDAIRAKEQEWRKKLEETVEQHKREESEWMEQVESFKAEMDETKRHCDNVLERKEKEVTELEEKLEEMEVKLFERDEEEEELRKRAADEKRFSVKEKADEMEKVRQQHENEIRDMKEQTRREIENLKKQFSKENEEFVKAKKQEIEELEQNYHKQIRETLQENEKEKETINLNHIKDVTQKIQEKDKEMEVLKRQHQEEINNMEKLMEATREEQQREIDRKVKEKEEDVERVQQQIRDMEEERKRENEVQREKFANESEKQMQERERQIRELQLKFTAQIEEKEIMNRENEKCLLEKHLNQVEEKVRESEEEKERFEKEMEKRVEEKEKEIEERKLKVGELKTKLQQEKEKEMDYLNYKKEIEQRMREKEKEIEAMKLNVDEMKEKLQQGEEKETSYKKELEERLEEKDTEIEGMREHREVEEVMEKLQEKEEALEKKTEELTETQSLLAQRQREVEEVMEKLQEKEEALEKKTEELTETQSLLAQRHREVEEVMEKLQEKEEALEKKTEELTETQSLLAQRQREVEEVMERLQEKEEALEKKTEELTETQSLLAQRQREVEEVMEKLQEKEEALEKKTEELTETQSLLAQRQREVEEVMEKLQEKEEALERLRRKDEGNEKELVQLKLTIEQTKSELKNLTGKMEEEMMSMIQEYEKEIARKDERVESISKDKDAAVARLEEQSEKMRKEADNFKFKYEELRREKEEEVRKHQRGYEDIQNILKERDLEVRALTDASEKLQTEMEVKEHFEKQMIERESEWRMKEEEMQKKLLKREREVEEREEDTRRNEEELSKSQLKLAAKEEELRKLEVNLETHRKEQDQYEQGVKLRTQTIERKEREIESLLRALEVKQQELSSHGQDLQKNVQRLRDQGKELKDRELHLNKEERELISWKSELQTQNEHVDSAAQQLSEMGRGLALLKDELHRKETNLKTALKKWSKWEVELEAREAELHERNFEGGRDPEAAVESSENNVFVVCREVGERRAKVRAAVQGESTKEREDQTTKSAQSAAESDNCHHETLEETKTSEEKEGMRGRAGEMGEERGLERKQVIQGQRSLSHISTASPGLHLRVLVLGESWSSRCPAGVTILGGEEPKADSSTFRSWSGQTAGRRLAVAEPLGLRWRDGPDPTNLKKSLLDGVSWCHPGPQVVLLLMPVFLACTRKYRRAVEEDMGSLGEGIWQRTLVVFTWGETLGVSAEQHILRSGELTGLVEKCGGRFHVLTSKRTNPETEGLFEKMEGIVASNSRGQCLV; encoded by the exons CTTATCCGGTGCTCTGCACTGAGGAAGTCCTTCTCCCCTTCTTCTCAGATGAGAGTCTGCCGGCTGCCATGGCCTCACACCTGCCTCCAGCTCTCCCAGAACTTAGACTGGTCCTGCTGGGCAGGAAAGGAGCCGGGAAGAGCGCGGCGGGCAACACCGTACTGGGAGGAGTGGGAGGCTTTGAGAGCGGGAGGCCCACAGAGGAGTGTGTGAAAAGGCGAGCAGATGTGGCGGGGAGGAGAGTCACGGTGGTGGACACCCCGGGGTGGGAGTGGTACTACCCTCTCAACAGTACCCCCAACTGGGTGAGGAGGGAAACCCTGCGGAGCGTGTCGCTGTGTCCTCCTGGACCCCACGCTGTGCTCCTGGTGGTGCGCTCCTGTGCCTCAGTGACTGACGCCTACATccaggagatggaggagcacCTGGAGCCTCTGGGAAGTGAAGTTTGGGAGCACACCATGCTGCTGTTCACCAGGGGAGACGAGCTGGGCCTGACCACCATGGAGCAACGGATCCTGACCAGCGGCCCGGCGCTCCAGAAGCTCGTCCAGAAGTGTGGGAACAGATATCATGTCGTGAACAATCTGAGGAGAGCTGATGGGACGCAGCAGGTTCAAGAGCTGATAAGGAAGCTGGAGCagatggtggaggagaagacagaCGGCAACAGTCATCTGGAGATGGACAGTTCGGTTCTGTTGGGTTTGGAAGCAGACGGCAAgaggagagccagagagaggaggaagaagcagaggcAGATGGAGGCCCAGATGCAGAGAGGAACCATCAAAGCTGCTCTGATGA GCGATGGTCCTCAGGGCTCCGAGCTTGACGCTCATCACTCGTTCTCCAAAGCTCCCCGACGTTTACACGAGGTCAGGCTGGTTCTGCTGGGGGAGCGTGAAACCGGAAAGAGCTCCGCTGGGAACACTATCCTCGGCCGAGCAGGCTTCTTCCAAGCAGGGGGGGTAACAGAGGAGTGCGTCCGTCGACAAGCAGAGGTGGCCAAGCGGCTGGTGACGGTGGTGGACACACCGGGCTGGGAGGCCGGTGTGGCGGGGGCCACGccggagaggatgaggagggaaatCATCAATGGCGTGGGGCTGTGTCCGCCGGGGCCCCACGCGCTCCTGCTGACCCTGAGAGTGGACACTCTGGTGAGTGCAGGACATGTGAGGGAACATCTGAAACTGCTGGGCGAGGGCGTGTGGAGACACACAATCCTGCTGTTCACCCACGGCGATCAGCTCCGAGAGGGGCTGGATTTTGAGCAGCACATCCAGGGTGGGGGCAGGGACCTGCAGTGGCTGATGGAGAAATGCAGGGGCAGGTACCATGTCGTGAGCAGTGcagacggaggaggaagaggaagtggagtctCCACTACGGTGACAGAGCTCCTGGAGAAAGTGGAAAAGATGGCGACAATGAACAGGTGCGAGGCTTTCTCAAGTCTGGTTCAGGACGTCAGAGACCTGAGTCGACAGAGGAACGAAAAGGTCAACCAGCGCCTGAAGGAGATGGGAGATAAGATGCTTCgtcaggagctggagctgaagaatgtgaaagagagggagatgaagagcaTCCGGTGGTTCTTCGATtggaagaggaaggggaaatCACCCGGGAAGGCCAACGTtcaaagggaagaagaggaggaggaggaggaggaggaggaggacaggaggatgGGTGAAAGGAAGCAGGACTTcggagagctggaggagaggatgcgTTGGCTGACggaggataaagagagagaagtaCAGGATCTGAGCATCGAAAACGAGAGAATCCGCGTCGCGCTGATCCAAAGTggacgagagagagacgaggCGACGCTTAACCTGGAGCTGAAAGAGATAGAGGTCGAGGAGCTGACAGAAAGAATCGACGAGCAGCAAGCCAAGTTACTTGACCTTGAACGTGCCGGCGTGGACAAagaacaagagagaaagaggagggaggacgcCATTAGAGCGAAGGAGCAGGAGTGGAGAAAGAAACTGGAGGAAACTGTGGAGCAGCACAAGAGAGAAGAATCAGAGTGGATGGAACAAGTCGAATCTTTCAAAGCAGAAATGGACGAGACAAAACGACACTGTGACAATGTTCtcgagaggaaagagaaggaggtgaCAGAGCTGGAAGAGAAACTAGAAGAGATGGAAGTTAAACTGTTtgaaagagatgaagaggaggaggaactgaggAAGAGAGCTGCAGATGAAAAACGGTTCAGTGTGAAAGAAAAGGCAGATGAGATGGAAAAGGTCAGACaacagcatgaaaatgaaataagagACATGAAAGAACAAACCCGCAGAGAAATTGAAAATCTGAAAAAGcagttttcaaaagaaaatgaggAATTTGTGAAAGCCAAAAAGCAGGAGATAGAAGAGCTGGAACAGAATTATCACAAACAAATAAGAGAAACACtgcaagaaaatgaaaaagagaaagaaacgattaatttaaatcacattaaagaCGTGACGCAAAAGATtcaggagaaagacaaagaaatggaAGTTTTAAAACGGCAGCATCAGGAAGAAATTAACAACATGGAAAAACTAATGGAGGCCACGAGGGAAGAACAACAGAGGGAGATAGATAGAAAAGtgaaggaaaaagaggaggatgtAGAAAGAGTGCAACAGCAAATAAGAGAcatggaggaagaaagaaaaagagaaaatgaagtgcagagagaaaagtttgcaaatgaaagtgagaaacaaatgcaagagagagaaagacagatcaGAGAGTTACAACTAAAGTTTACTGCCCAAATAGAAGAGAAGGAAATAATGAATcgagaaaatgaaaagtgtcTTTTGGAAAAACACTTGAACCAAGTCGAAGAAAAAGTGCGAGAGagtgaagaggaaaaggagagatttgagaaagagatggagaaacgggtggaagaaaaagaaaaggagattgAAGAGAGGAAACTGAAAGTAGGAGAACTTAAGACTAAGCTGcaacaagagaaagagaaagaaatggatTATTTAAATTACAAGAAAGAGATAGAACaaagaatgagagaaaaagaaaaagaaattgaGGCGATGAAGCTGAACGTTGATGAAATGAAGGAGAAACTGCAACaaggggaagagaaagaaacgAGTTACAAGAAAGAACTGGAGGAAAGACTGGaagaaaaagacacagaaataGAAGGGATGAGAGAACAT agggaggtggaggaggtgatggagaagctgcaggagaaggaggaggcgctcgagaagaagacagaggagctaacagaaacacagagtcttcttgcacagagacagagggaggtggaggaggtgatggagaagctgcaggagaaggaggaggcgctcgagaagaagacagaggaactaacagaaacacagagtcttcttgcacagagacacagggaggtggaggaggtgatggagaagctgcaggagaaagaggaggcgctcgagaagaagacagaggagctaacagaaacacagagtcttcttgcacagagacagagggaggtggaggaggtgatggagaggctgcaggagaaagaggaggcgctcgagaagaagacagaggagctaacagaaacacagagtcttcttgcacagagacagagggaggtggaggaggtgatggagaagctgcaggagaaagaggaggcgctcgagaagaagacagaggagctaacagaaacacagagtcttcttgcacagagacagagggaggtggaggaggtgatggagaagctgcaggagaaagaggaggcgCTCGAGCGTTTGAGGCGAAAGGATGAAGGCAACGAGAAGGAGCTCGTCCAGCTGAAGCTCACGATCGAGCAAACGAAGTCAGAGCTGAAGAATCTCACAGgcaagatggaggaggagatgatgagcATGATTCAGGAATATGAAAAGGAGATCGCAAGAAAAGACGAGCGTGTAGAATCGATATCCAAGGACAAGGACGCGGCTGTGGCTCGTCTGGAGGAGCAAAGCGAGAAGATGAGAAAGGAGGCGGACAATTTCAAATTTAAGTacgaggagctgaggagggagaaggaagaagaggtgaGGAAACATCAGAGGGGATACGAGGACATCCAAAACATTCTTAAAGAGAGAGATCTGGAGGTCAGGGCGTTAACAGATGCAAGTGagaagctgcagacagagatggaggtgaAAGAGCATTTTGAGAAACagatgatagagagagaaagtgagtggagaatgaaggaagaggagatgcaAAAGAAATTATTGAAAAGGGAAAGGGAGGTCGAGGAAAGGGAAGAGGACACGAGGAGAAATGAGGAAGAGTTGAGCAAGAGCCAACTTAAATTGGCTGCGAAAGAGGAAGAGCTTCGAAAACTGGAAGTGAATCTTGAGACGCACCGAAAAGAGCAGGATCAATACGAGCAGGGAGTGAAACTGAGAACTCAGACCATCGAGAGAAAGGAGCGGGAGATAGAAAGTTTGCTCCGAGCTCTGGAAGTCAAACAGCAAGAGCTGAGCAGCCACGGCCAAGATCTCCAGAAGAACGTACAGCGTCTTAGAGACCAGGggaaggagctgaaggacagAGAGCTCCACCTAAACAAGGAGGAGCGGGAGCTGATCAGCTGGAAGTCCGAGCTGCAGACGCAGAATGAGCACGTGGACTCTGCTGCTCAGCAGCTGTCCGAGATGGGCAGAGGTTTGGCTCTGCTGAAAGACGAGCTGCACAGAAAAGAGACGAATCTAAAGACGGCGCTTAAAAAGTGG AGCAAGTGGGAAGTGGAGCTTGAGGCGCGAGAGGCGGAGTTGCATGAGAGGAACTTCGAGGGCGGTCGAGATCCGGAGGCTGCAGTGGAGAGCTCGGAAAACAACGTCTTTGTGGTGTGCCGAGAGGTCGGCGAGCGAAGGGCAAAGGTCAGAGCGGCCGTTCAAGGTGAGAGCACAAAAGAAAGGGAGGATCAGACCACGAAATCAGCACAGTCAGCTGCAGAGAGCGATAACTGTCACCATGAAACACTAGAAGAGACAAAGACGAGTGAGGAAAAGGaagggatgagaggaagagcaggagagatgGGAGAGGAAAGAGGCCTGGAAAGGAAACAGGTCAtccagggtcagaggtcattgaGTCACATCAGCACAGCCTCTCCTGGGTTGCATCTGAGGGTGCTGGTGCTGGGGGAGTCCTGGTCGTCTCGCTGCCCAGCCGGAGTCACCATCCTGGGTGGAGAAGAGCCCAAAGCAGACAGCTCCACCTTCAGGTCCTGGAGTGGTCAGACAGCCGGGAGACGCCTGGCGGTGGCCGAGCCGCTGGGGTTGAGGTGGCGGGACGGACCGGACCCAACAAACCTAAAGAAGAGCCTCCTGGACGGCGTCTCCTGGTGTCACCCGGGACCTCAGGTGGTCCTCCTGCTCATGCCCGTCTTCCTGGCCTGCACAAGGAAGTACAGgagagctgtggaggaggacatGGGTTCACTCGGGGAAGGGATCTGGCAGCGCACCCTGGTGGTGTTCACGTGGGGGGAAACTTTAGGGGTGAGCGCAGAGCAGCACATCCTGAGGAGCGGGGAGCTGACGGGGCTCGTGGAGAAATGTGGCGGCAGGTTTCACGTGCTGACCAGCAAGAGAACAAACCCTGAGACTGAGGGGCTGTTTGAGAAGATGGAGGGCATAGTGGCTTCcaacagcagggggcagtgtttgGTGTAG